A window of the bacterium genome harbors these coding sequences:
- a CDS encoding cytochrome c biogenesis protein ResB encodes MSKPIQSFVRSFAVILTLFTAGIILQNLPVSNTFKLLLILMAILPFCFVLEKVKSVLTSYQFAISLLVSILIGVISGTLVIQNPLPGQSIQAYGKLSSVIHFFFLDQLFQSWWFNLFLALMVMSLALVLIKRKPFRVTQAGFLFSHVGVILILIGGLIGRIFGTEGFIELQEGESAGVFQMMENGSVTETQKDLGFELKLNDFQVDFYDAKYRIYAYLLDPKIQDYRSIASYDIAKTKAEKIPGTNTVFEIAQIEKTKYVDTAHSMQ; translated from the coding sequence ATGAGCAAACCAATCCAATCTTTTGTTCGTTCATTCGCGGTGATCCTCACCCTATTTACGGCAGGAATCATTCTGCAAAACCTTCCCGTCTCAAACACCTTTAAGCTCCTGCTGATCCTGATGGCAATACTTCCGTTTTGTTTCGTGCTGGAAAAGGTGAAAAGCGTACTTACTTCTTATCAGTTTGCGATCTCGCTTCTGGTTTCGATTCTGATTGGAGTGATCTCAGGAACTCTTGTGATTCAAAATCCACTTCCCGGTCAGTCCATTCAGGCATATGGAAAGCTCTCTTCCGTCATCCATTTTTTCTTTCTGGATCAACTCTTTCAATCGTGGTGGTTTAACCTTTTTCTGGCATTGATGGTGATGAGTCTCGCGCTTGTATTGATCAAGAGGAAGCCATTTCGTGTGACACAAGCAGGATTCCTGTTTTCTCACGTGGGAGTCATTCTGATCTTGATTGGAGGACTGATCGGGCGCATTTTTGGAACCGAGGGATTCATCGAGTTGCAAGAAGGCGAGTCTGCCGGTGTGTTTCAGATGATGGAAAACGGAAGCGTGACAGAGACACAAAAGGACCTTGGATTTGAATTGAAACTGAACGATTTTCAGGTTGATTTCTACGATGCAAAATACAGAATTTACGCGTATCTGTTGGATCCAAAGATTCAGGACTACCGGTCCATAGCCTCTTACGACATTGCGAAAACAAAAGCGGAAAAGATTCCCGGAACGAACACCGTTTTCGAAATTGCGCAGATTGAAAAGACAAAATATGTAGACACAGCCCACAGCATGCAATAG